One genomic region from Salvia hispanica cultivar TCC Black 2014 chromosome 2, UniMelb_Shisp_WGS_1.0, whole genome shotgun sequence encodes:
- the LOC125207326 gene encoding terminal nucleotidyltransferase 4B-like isoform X1, with product MEILYETLSPLAGETSTPPPPPSSSPEIEPYVVLRNHISLSTIQCPSPESAAPDYFSLDVNEAEDNGTLISATPPPSRDAAPSPDRKFEGSWFHSNSRFRSPMLRLHKEILDFCDFLSPTAEEQESRNAAIKSVFDVINYIWPNAVAEVFGSFETGLYLPSSDIDVVILGSNVRTPQIGLQALSRALSQRGIAKKMQVIARARVPIIKFVEKKSGFAFDISFDVHNGPKAAEFIKDAVSKWPPLKPLCLILKVFLQQRELNEVYTGGIGSYALLSMLIAMLRVNILCKYTQRDNQTSPECNLGFLLVNFFDMYGCKLNTVDVGVSCNGKGTFFQKDIKGFSVEGRPSLIAIEDPQAPDNDIGKSSFNYYQAKSAFAMAFSTLTNTKTIARLGPNKSILSAIIRPDAVLLERKGGSDGKLTFNNLFPNNGEPLDRLHGDQQEIYCNWALNDEEEEPLPRGGGGTPGDSDVKSSGKKRKASKEKRSSKKVKGHVSVDRREKEHSEKRWGPKRRWRHLQSSG from the exons ATGGAAATATTGTATGAAACCCTAAGTCCTCTTGCCGGCGAAACGTCGactcctccgcctccgccgtCTTCCTCCCCCGAAATTGAACCTTACGTTGTCTTGCGCAACCATATTTCCCTCTCCACCATCCAGTGTCCCTCACCGGAATCGGCTGCCCCTGATTACTTCTCCCTCGACGTGAACGAGGCAGAAGATAATGGCACATTAATTTCAGCCACTCCTCCGCCGTCGCGAGATGCCGCTCCGTCGCCGGACAGAAAGTTTGAAGGCAGCTGGTTTCACTCTAATTCTCGCTTCAGAAGCCCTATGCTTCGTCTACATAAAG AGATActtgatttttgtgattttttgtcGCCAACTGCTGAGGAGCAAGAATCTAGGAATGCTGCTATAAAATCCGTGTTTGATGTGATCAACTACATCTGGCCTAATGCTGTG GCTGAAGTTTTTGGATCATTTGAGACAGGGCTTTACCTTCCATCCAGTGATATTGAT GTTGTGATATTAGGTTCAAATGTAAGAACTCCTCAGATAGGCCTTCAGGCTCTCTCAAGGGCACTGTCTCAAAGAGGAATTGCTAAAAAGATGCAG GTTATTGCAAGAGCACGGGTGCCGATTATCAAATTTGTGGAGAAAAAAAGTGGATTTGCTTTTGATATAAG TTTTGATGTTCATAATGGACCAAAAGCTGCAGAGTTTATAAag GATGCTGTGTCTAAATGGCCTCCTCTAAAACCATTGTGTCTAATTTTGAAAGTCTTCCTTCAGCAAAGAGAGTTAAATGAG GTGTACACAGGTGGAATTGGATCCTATGCACTTCTTTCTATGCTTATAGCAATGTTACGggtaaatattttgtgtaaataT ACTCAGCGAGATAACCAAACTTCTCCAGAATGTAACCTAGGATTCTTACTG GTGAACTTTTTTGACATGTACGGCTGTAAGTTAAACACGGTTGATGTTGGTGTATCTTGCAATGGTAAAGGCACTTTCTTTCAAAAAGATATTAAAGG attTTCAGTTGAAGGCAGGCCATCTCTAATTGCCATTGAAGATCCACAG GCTCCAGACAATGATATAGGGAAGAGCTCGTTCAACTATTATCAG GCAAAATCTGCTTTTGCAATGGCTTTTTCTACATTGACTAATACAAAGACCATAGCGCGTCTTGGTCCGAACAAGAGTATCCTTAGTGCTATAATCAGGCCAGATGCGGTATTACTGGAACGAAAGGGAGGGTCTGATGGGAAGCTGACATTCAATAACTTATTCCCCAATAACGGAGAGCCTTTGGATCGGCTGCACGGTGATCAGCAGGAAATTTACTGTAACTGGGCCTTGAACGATGAAGAGGAAGAACCACTCCCACGTGGAGGTGGTGGAACTCCTGGTGATAGCGATGTGAAATCATCAGGTAAGAAAAGAAAGGCTTCTAAGGAGAAAAGATCTTCTAAAAAGGTGAAAGGTCATGTCTCTGTAGACAGACGCGAAAAGGAGCATAGCGAGAAGAGGTGGGGGCCAAAGCGGAGATGGAGACACCTTCAGAGCTCGGGATGA
- the LOC125208598 gene encoding uncharacterized protein LOC125208598: MTSKRSQLSLENSQSTQQINAHLGRVRKPKGDRTRRSWTEREEEALVVHLNELVATGWKSDNGFRTGFLTKLEDAMRIQFPTANIKGTPHIMSRLSAWKKSYGLLEKILNRSGVGFNSKGDYKFECDDDQWDQIVKAEPEARFMREKGWPLWPYWQIIFGKDRASGTFTENLMDSVNELHSQHSLENIQESIGTGGADFNLGDQPTPAPVDGTQTPPSAADSTGHSNPTKATSTSGGKKRKIEMGIEGLVHMLEKVHDDTNRRLDTLAQRIGYEFDLSQSRKHVYEQLGKLPDLSREQKFDVGGWILEKVERLDFFLGMPDEDRLAYVIRALEKYF; the protein is encoded by the exons ATGACATCAAAGAGATCCCAACTGAGCTTGGAGAATTCCCAAAGCACTCAAC AGATCAATGCTCATTTGGGACGTGTGAGGAAGCCGAAAGGAGATCGCACTAGGCGCAGCTGGACTGAACGAGAGGAGGAGGCCCTCGTCGTACATCTGAACGAGCTTGTTGCTACTGGCTGGAAGTCGGACAATGGGTTTCGAACTGGCTTCCTTACGAAGCTCGAAGATGCCATGCGCATTCAATTTCCCACAGCTAATATCAAAGGAACGCCGCACATCATGTCCAGACTTTCAGCGTGGAAAAAAAGCTACGGGTTGTTGGAGAAAATTCTGAACAGGAGTGGCGTAGGGTTTAATTCGAAGGGCGACTACAAATTTGAGTGCGATGACGATCAATGGGACCAAATTGTGAAG GCTGAGCCTGAAGCTCGTTTCATGAGGGAGAAAGGCTGGCCGTTATGGCCGTATTGGCAAATCATATTTGGTAAAGATCGTGCTTCGGGTACCTTCACTGAGAATCTCATGGACTCTGTCAACGAGCTGCACTCTCAACACTCTCTGGAGAATATCCAAGAATCAATTGGCACAGGAGGTGCTGACTTCAACTTGGGCGACCAACCAACTCCGGCACCGGTAGATGGAACTCAAACTCCACCTTCGGCAGCTGATAGTACTGGGCACAGCAATCCCACCAAGGCCACATCTACCAGTGGAgggaaaaaaaggaagatTGAGATGGGCATTGAAGGCCTGGTCCACATGCTGGAGAAAGTGCACGATGACACAAACAGGAGGCTTGACACTCTGGCACAACGCATTGGATATGAGTTTGATCTCAGTCAATCAAGGAAACATGTGTACGAGCAACTGGGAAAGCTGCCCGATCTCAGTCGTGAGCAGAAGTTTGATGTAGGCGGGTGGATACTTGAGAAGGTTGAGCGCTTGGACTTTTTCCTTGGTATGCCAGATGAGGATCGCCTTGCTTATGTCATCCGAGCTCTCGAAAAATATTTCTAG
- the LOC125203756 gene encoding probable protein phosphatase 2C 39 isoform X3 produces the protein MTGKEIIQKVKEKVCSSITQAASDSDTGKGKSKMSKQIKHGYHLVEGKSGHAMEDYVFAEFRQVDENELGLFAIFDGHPDFWTATDAAIRRAYRITDSTILEKAKDLGKGGSTAVTAILINCRKLVVANVGDSRAVICKNGVAKQLSIDHEPERERDTIENKGGFVSKFPGDVPRVDGQLAVARAFGDKTIKDHLSSEPDVIVETIDDETEFMILASDGVWKVMSNEEAVKCIRQIKDAKSAAKRLNEEALARKSTDDISCIVVRFA, from the exons ATGACAGGGAAGGAGATCATCCAAAAGGTTAAG GAAAAGGTATGTAGTAGTATAACTCAAGCAGCATCTGATAGTGATAcaggaaaagggaaaagtaaGATGTCAAAGCAAATTAAACATGGATATCATTTGGTGGAGGGAAAATCAGGCCACGCCATGGAAGATTATGTTTTTGCTGAATTCAGACAAGTGGATGAGAATGAGCTTGGTCTGTTTGCTATATTTGATGGCCAT CCTGACTTCTGGACTGCTACTGATGCTGCTATCAGGAGAGCCTATCGCATAACTGATAGCACGATACTGGAGAAAGCCAAGGATCTCGGAAAAGGGGGTTCCACAGCTGTGACAGCTATACTGATCAATTGCCGGAAGCTTGTGGTTGCCAATGTTGGAGATTCTCGTGCTGTCATCTGCAAGAATGGCGTGGCGAAGCAGTTGTCAATTGATCACGAGCCTGAAAGGGAAAGGGACACTATTGAGAACAAGGGTGGCTTTGTATCAAAGTTCCCAG GTGACGTACCGCGTGTTGATGGACAACTAGCAGTAGCGAGAGCGTTTGGCGATAAAACTATCAAGGATCATCTTAGCTCCGAACCAGACGTCATAGTAGAGACGATAGATGATGAAACTGAATTTATGATACTGGCCAGTGATGGTGTTTGGAAG GTTATGTCGAATGAAGAAGCAGTCAAGTGTATCAGGCAGATCAAAGATGCCAAATCCGCAGCCAAACGACTTAATGAAGAAGCACTTGCTAGAAAAAGCACAGACGATATCTCTTGCATTGTTGTAAGGTTTGCCTag
- the LOC125204404 gene encoding 3-deoxy-manno-octulosonate cytidylyltransferase, mitochondrial-like, translating to MPICDPSSSSTGAGSTKLWIIHGVAVGAAAALALGAHYYMFYRRSGEFRSRVVGIIPARFASSRFEGKPLVNILGKPMIQRTWERAKMATSLDHIVVATDDEKIADCCRGFGADVVMTSELCRNGTERCNEALSKLDKRYDVVVNIQGDEPLIEPEIIDGIVKALQAAPDAVFSTAVTSLKPEDARDPNRVKCVVDNHGYAIYFSRGLIPFNKSGNVNPQFPYLLHLGIQSYDTKFLNIYPELPPTPLQLEEDLEQLKVLENGYKMKVIKVEHEAHGVDVPEDVDKIENYMRERNLH from the exons ATGCCGATTTGCGATCCCTCATCGTCTTCCACAGGCGCTGGCTCAACCAAATTGTGGATTATCCACGGCGTGGCGGTGGGGGCGGCCGCTGCTTTGGCGCTTGGCGCCCATTATTACATGTTTTATCGGCGATCCGGCGAGTTCCGGAGCCGCGTAGTCGGAATTATACCCGCCCGCTTTGCTTCTTCTCGCTTCGAGGGCAAGCCTCTCGTTAACATCCTAGGCAAGCCTATGATCCAG AGAACATGGGAAAGAGCTAAAATGGCAACCTCATTGGACCATATTG TTGTGGCGACTGATGATGAAAAAATTGCTGATTGCTGTAGAGGTTTTGGGGCCGATGTTGTAATGACATCGGAATTGTGCAGAAATG GGACGGAGCGCTGTAATGAAGCACTTAGCAAGTTGGATAAGCGATATGATGTTGTTGTCAATATCCAGGGCGATGAGCCCCTCATAGAACCTGAGATAATAGACGGCATTGTCAAAGCGCTTCAG GCTGCTCCAGACGCAGTCTTCAGCACTGCAGTTACTTCTCTAAAACCTGAAGATGCACGTGATCCAAATCGTGTAAAATGTGTGGTGGATAACCATGGatatgcaatttatttctCTCGAGGATTAATACCATTTAATAA GTCCGGGAATGTCAACCCTCAGTTtccatatttacttcatttgGGGATTCAG AGCTATGATACAAAGTTTCTCAACATATACCCTGAGCTGCCTCCAACTCCCCTTCAGCTGGAGGAAGATCTTGAGCAACTGAAGGTTCTTGAAAATGGATACAAGATGAAG GTAATAAAAGTCGAGCATGAGGCCCACGGTGTTGACGTCCCAGAAGACGTAGATAAAATAGAGAACTACATGCGTGAAAGGAACCTGCATTAG
- the LOC125203756 gene encoding probable protein phosphatase 2C 39 isoform X1: MTGKEIIQKVKEKVCSSITQAASDSDTGKGKSKMSKQIKHGYHLVEGKSGHAMEDYVFAEFRQVDENELGLFAIFDGHVSREVPKYLKSHLFNNILKEPDFWTATDAAIRRAYRITDSTILEKAKDLGKGGSTAVTAILINCRKLVVANVGDSRAVICKNGVAKQLSIDHEPERERDTIENKGGFVSKFPGDVPRVDGQLAVARAFGDKTIKDHLSSEPDVIVETIDDETEFMILASDGVWKVMSNEEAVKCIRQIKDAKSAAKRLNEEALARKSTDDISCIVVRFA, from the exons ATGACAGGGAAGGAGATCATCCAAAAGGTTAAG GAAAAGGTATGTAGTAGTATAACTCAAGCAGCATCTGATAGTGATAcaggaaaagggaaaagtaaGATGTCAAAGCAAATTAAACATGGATATCATTTGGTGGAGGGAAAATCAGGCCACGCCATGGAAGATTATGTTTTTGCTGAATTCAGACAAGTGGATGAGAATGAGCTTGGTCTGTTTGCTATATTTGATGGCCATGTGAGCCGCGAGGTCCCTAAATATCTCAAATCTCATCTTTTTAACAACATATTGAAAGAG CCTGACTTCTGGACTGCTACTGATGCTGCTATCAGGAGAGCCTATCGCATAACTGATAGCACGATACTGGAGAAAGCCAAGGATCTCGGAAAAGGGGGTTCCACAGCTGTGACAGCTATACTGATCAATTGCCGGAAGCTTGTGGTTGCCAATGTTGGAGATTCTCGTGCTGTCATCTGCAAGAATGGCGTGGCGAAGCAGTTGTCAATTGATCACGAGCCTGAAAGGGAAAGGGACACTATTGAGAACAAGGGTGGCTTTGTATCAAAGTTCCCAG GTGACGTACCGCGTGTTGATGGACAACTAGCAGTAGCGAGAGCGTTTGGCGATAAAACTATCAAGGATCATCTTAGCTCCGAACCAGACGTCATAGTAGAGACGATAGATGATGAAACTGAATTTATGATACTGGCCAGTGATGGTGTTTGGAAG GTTATGTCGAATGAAGAAGCAGTCAAGTGTATCAGGCAGATCAAAGATGCCAAATCCGCAGCCAAACGACTTAATGAAGAAGCACTTGCTAGAAAAAGCACAGACGATATCTCTTGCATTGTTGTAAGGTTTGCCTag
- the LOC125207326 gene encoding terminal nucleotidyltransferase 4B-like isoform X2, giving the protein MSFSFLRIITMEILYETLSPLAGETSTPPPPPSSSPEIEPYVVLRNHISLSTIQCPSPESAAPDYFSLDVNEAEDNGTLISATPPPSRDAAPSPDRKFEGSWFHSNSRFRSPMLRLHKEILDFCDFLSPTAEEQESRNAAIKSVFDVINYIWPNAVAEVFGSFETGLYLPSSDIDVVILGSNVRTPQIGLQALSRALSQRGIAKKMQVIARARVPIIKFVEKKSGFAFDISFDVHNGPKAAEFIKDAVSKWPPLKPLCLILKVFLQQRELNEVYTGGIGSYALLSMLIAMLRTQRDNQTSPECNLGFLLVNFFDMYGCKLNTVDVGVSCNGKGTFFQKDIKGFSVEGRPSLIAIEDPQAPDNDIGKSSFNYYQAKSAFAMAFSTLTNTKTIARLGPNKSILSAIIRPDAVLLERKGGSDGKLTFNNLFPNNGEPLDRLHGDQQEIYCNWALNDEEEEPLPRGGGGTPGDSDVKSSGKKRKASKEKRSSKKVKGHVSVDRREKEHSEKRWGPKRRWRHLQSSG; this is encoded by the exons ATGAGTTTCTCTTTCCTGCGAATTATTACAATGGAAATATTGTATGAAACCCTAAGTCCTCTTGCCGGCGAAACGTCGactcctccgcctccgccgtCTTCCTCCCCCGAAATTGAACCTTACGTTGTCTTGCGCAACCATATTTCCCTCTCCACCATCCAGTGTCCCTCACCGGAATCGGCTGCCCCTGATTACTTCTCCCTCGACGTGAACGAGGCAGAAGATAATGGCACATTAATTTCAGCCACTCCTCCGCCGTCGCGAGATGCCGCTCCGTCGCCGGACAGAAAGTTTGAAGGCAGCTGGTTTCACTCTAATTCTCGCTTCAGAAGCCCTATGCTTCGTCTACATAAAG AGATActtgatttttgtgattttttgtcGCCAACTGCTGAGGAGCAAGAATCTAGGAATGCTGCTATAAAATCCGTGTTTGATGTGATCAACTACATCTGGCCTAATGCTGTG GCTGAAGTTTTTGGATCATTTGAGACAGGGCTTTACCTTCCATCCAGTGATATTGAT GTTGTGATATTAGGTTCAAATGTAAGAACTCCTCAGATAGGCCTTCAGGCTCTCTCAAGGGCACTGTCTCAAAGAGGAATTGCTAAAAAGATGCAG GTTATTGCAAGAGCACGGGTGCCGATTATCAAATTTGTGGAGAAAAAAAGTGGATTTGCTTTTGATATAAG TTTTGATGTTCATAATGGACCAAAAGCTGCAGAGTTTATAAag GATGCTGTGTCTAAATGGCCTCCTCTAAAACCATTGTGTCTAATTTTGAAAGTCTTCCTTCAGCAAAGAGAGTTAAATGAG GTGTACACAGGTGGAATTGGATCCTATGCACTTCTTTCTATGCTTATAGCAATGTTACGg ACTCAGCGAGATAACCAAACTTCTCCAGAATGTAACCTAGGATTCTTACTG GTGAACTTTTTTGACATGTACGGCTGTAAGTTAAACACGGTTGATGTTGGTGTATCTTGCAATGGTAAAGGCACTTTCTTTCAAAAAGATATTAAAGG attTTCAGTTGAAGGCAGGCCATCTCTAATTGCCATTGAAGATCCACAG GCTCCAGACAATGATATAGGGAAGAGCTCGTTCAACTATTATCAG GCAAAATCTGCTTTTGCAATGGCTTTTTCTACATTGACTAATACAAAGACCATAGCGCGTCTTGGTCCGAACAAGAGTATCCTTAGTGCTATAATCAGGCCAGATGCGGTATTACTGGAACGAAAGGGAGGGTCTGATGGGAAGCTGACATTCAATAACTTATTCCCCAATAACGGAGAGCCTTTGGATCGGCTGCACGGTGATCAGCAGGAAATTTACTGTAACTGGGCCTTGAACGATGAAGAGGAAGAACCACTCCCACGTGGAGGTGGTGGAACTCCTGGTGATAGCGATGTGAAATCATCAGGTAAGAAAAGAAAGGCTTCTAAGGAGAAAAGATCTTCTAAAAAGGTGAAAGGTCATGTCTCTGTAGACAGACGCGAAAAGGAGCATAGCGAGAAGAGGTGGGGGCCAAAGCGGAGATGGAGACACCTTCAGAGCTCGGGATGA
- the LOC125203876 gene encoding cyclic nucleotide-gated ion channel 4-like: MPNCELQQSLSCNSSSDSEESEEKEAEICGGDCREWRILNPRSAWVQEWNRLFLLVCAVGLFVDPLFFYTLSISESCMCLFVDGWFAVTVTVLRCMIDSLHLWNVWLQLKMNRRMHHDGDALRYFKSRRGFSFDLFVILPLPQLVIWVVIPKLLERGWTTVVMTVLLVMFVFQYLPKIYHSVCLLRRMQNFSGYIFGTVWWGIALNMIAYFVASHAVGACWYLLGIQRAARCLKEQCMRTKGCDIRMMACQDSIYYGAKDLISDRTRFIWGENSHARSSCLQNYDNFDYGAYKWTVQLVTNNNRLEKALFPIFWGLMTLSTFGNLESTTDWLEVVFIIIVLTTGLLLVTMLIGNIKVFLHATTSKKQAMQLKMRNIEWWMRKRRLPQGYRQRVRNYERQRWAAMRGVDECEMTRKLPEGLRRDIKYHLCLDLVRQVPLFQHMDNLVLENICDRVKALIFTKGETITREGDPVQRMLFIVRGHLQSSQVLRDGVKSCCMLGPGNFSGDELLSWCLRRPFVERLPPSSSSLVTLETTEAFGLEAEDVKYVTQHFRYTFVSEKVKRSARYYSPGWRTWAAVAIQLAWRRYRHRLTLTSLSFIRPRRPLSRCSSLGEDRLRLYTALLTSPKPNHDHFDF; encoded by the exons ATGCCGAATTGCGAGTTGCAGCAAAGCCTCAGCTGCAATTCCAGCAGCGATTCCGAAGAATCGGAGGAGAAAGAGGCGGAAATCTGCGGCGGCGATTGCCGTGAATGGCGGATTTTGAACCCTAGATCGGCGTGGGTGCAGGAATGGAACAGATTGTTTCTCCTAGTGTGCGCGGTGGGGCTGTTTGTGGATCCGCTTTTCTTCTACACGCTGTCGATTAGCGAGAGCTGCATGTGCCTCTTCGTCGACGGCTGGTTCGCCGTCACCGTCACCGTCCTCCGCTGCATGATCGACTCCTTGCACCTCTGGAACGTGTGGCTTCAGTTGAAGATGAACCGGAGAATGCACCACGACGGAGACGCATTGAGATATTTCAAGTCGAGGAGAGGTTTCTCCTTCGATCTCTTCGTCATCCTGCCGTTGCCTCAG CTTGTAATCTGGGTAGTAATCCCAAAGCTTCTAGAAAGAGGGTGGACAACGGTGGTGATGACGGTGTTGTTGGTAATGTTCGTCTTCCAATACTTGCCCAAAATCTATCACTCAGTGTGTCTGCTCCGGCGTATGCAAAATTTTTCCGGCTACATTTTTGGCACTGTTTGGTGGGGCATTGCTCTCAACATGATCGCCTACTTTGTTGCATCTCAC GCTGTAGGAGCATGCTGGTACTTGCTTGGCATCCAACGAGCTGCAAGATGCTTGAAGGAGCAATGCATGAGGACCAAGGGCTGTGACATAAGAATGATGGCTTGCCAAGATTCAATTTACTACGGAGCTAAAGATCTCATCAGTGATAGAACAAGATTCATATGGGGTGAGAATAGCCATGCAAGGTCTTCATGCCTACAAAATTACGACAATTTCGACTATGGCGCTTATAAGTGGACCGTTCAGCTCGTCACCAATAACAATCGTCTCGAGAAAGCATTGTTTCCCATATTTTGGGGACTCATGACTCTTAG TACTTTTGGAAATCTAGAGAGCACGACAGACTGGTTAGAAGTGGTGTTTATAATTATTGTCCTCACCACTGGACTCCTTCTGGTCACAATGTTGATTGGTAACATCAAG GTTTTCCTACATGCGACGACGTCTAAGAAGCAAGCAATGCAGTTGAAGATGAGGAACATAGAGTGGTGGATGAGAAAGAGGCGGCTTCCGCAAGGGTACAGGCAGAGGGTACGCAACTACGAGAGGCAGCGTTGGGCGGCGATGCGTGGGGTTGATGAATGTGAGATGACTCGGAAACTTCCAGAAGGACTCAGGAGAGATATCAAATATCATCTGTGTTTGGATTTGGTGAGACAGGTGCCATTGTTCCAGCACATGGACAATCTCGTCCTCGAGAACATATGCGATCGGGTCAAAGCTCTCATATTCACAAAGGGAGAAACG ATAACAAGGGAAGGTGATCCAGTGCAAAGAATGTTGTTCATCGTCAGAGGCCATCTTCAGAGCAGCCAAGTGCTGCGCGACGGAGTGAAGAGCTGTTGCATGCTCGGCCCGGGCAACTTCAGCGGCGATGAGTTACTCTCATGGTGCTTAAGAAGACCTTTTGTGGAGAGGCTTCCGCCGTCTTCCTCCTCGCTTGTAACTCTGGAAACGACAGAGGCGTTCGGGCTCGAAGCAGAAGATGTCAAGTATGTGACTCAGCATTTCCGCTACACGTTCGTGAGCGAGAAAGTGAAGAGAAGCGCGCGCTACTACTCGCCTGGATGGCGAACGTGGGCGGCTGTCGCCATCCAGCTGGCGTGGAGGAGGTATAGACATCGCCTCACGCTTACTTCCCTCTCCTTCATAAGGCCTCGGAGGCCATTGTCCAGGTGCTCTTCTCTAGGAGAAGACAGACTTAGGCTTTACACAGCTTTGCTCACCTCTCCTAAGCCTAATCATGATCATTTTGATTTCTGA
- the LOC125203756 gene encoding probable protein phosphatase 2C 39 isoform X2, with translation MTGKEIIQKVKEKVCSSITQAASDSDTGKGKSKMSKQIKHGYHLVEGKSGHAMEDYVFAEFRQVDENELGLFAIFDGHVSREPDFWTATDAAIRRAYRITDSTILEKAKDLGKGGSTAVTAILINCRKLVVANVGDSRAVICKNGVAKQLSIDHEPERERDTIENKGGFVSKFPGDVPRVDGQLAVARAFGDKTIKDHLSSEPDVIVETIDDETEFMILASDGVWKVMSNEEAVKCIRQIKDAKSAAKRLNEEALARKSTDDISCIVVRFA, from the exons ATGACAGGGAAGGAGATCATCCAAAAGGTTAAG GAAAAGGTATGTAGTAGTATAACTCAAGCAGCATCTGATAGTGATAcaggaaaagggaaaagtaaGATGTCAAAGCAAATTAAACATGGATATCATTTGGTGGAGGGAAAATCAGGCCACGCCATGGAAGATTATGTTTTTGCTGAATTCAGACAAGTGGATGAGAATGAGCTTGGTCTGTTTGCTATATTTGATGGCCATGTGAGCCGCGAG CCTGACTTCTGGACTGCTACTGATGCTGCTATCAGGAGAGCCTATCGCATAACTGATAGCACGATACTGGAGAAAGCCAAGGATCTCGGAAAAGGGGGTTCCACAGCTGTGACAGCTATACTGATCAATTGCCGGAAGCTTGTGGTTGCCAATGTTGGAGATTCTCGTGCTGTCATCTGCAAGAATGGCGTGGCGAAGCAGTTGTCAATTGATCACGAGCCTGAAAGGGAAAGGGACACTATTGAGAACAAGGGTGGCTTTGTATCAAAGTTCCCAG GTGACGTACCGCGTGTTGATGGACAACTAGCAGTAGCGAGAGCGTTTGGCGATAAAACTATCAAGGATCATCTTAGCTCCGAACCAGACGTCATAGTAGAGACGATAGATGATGAAACTGAATTTATGATACTGGCCAGTGATGGTGTTTGGAAG GTTATGTCGAATGAAGAAGCAGTCAAGTGTATCAGGCAGATCAAAGATGCCAAATCCGCAGCCAAACGACTTAATGAAGAAGCACTTGCTAGAAAAAGCACAGACGATATCTCTTGCATTGTTGTAAGGTTTGCCTag
- the LOC125203756 gene encoding probable protein phosphatase 2C 39 isoform X4 — MSKQIKHGYHLVEGKSGHAMEDYVFAEFRQVDENELGLFAIFDGHVSREVPKYLKSHLFNNILKEPDFWTATDAAIRRAYRITDSTILEKAKDLGKGGSTAVTAILINCRKLVVANVGDSRAVICKNGVAKQLSIDHEPERERDTIENKGGFVSKFPGDVPRVDGQLAVARAFGDKTIKDHLSSEPDVIVETIDDETEFMILASDGVWKVMSNEEAVKCIRQIKDAKSAAKRLNEEALARKSTDDISCIVVRFA; from the exons ATGTCAAAGCAAATTAAACATGGATATCATTTGGTGGAGGGAAAATCAGGCCACGCCATGGAAGATTATGTTTTTGCTGAATTCAGACAAGTGGATGAGAATGAGCTTGGTCTGTTTGCTATATTTGATGGCCATGTGAGCCGCGAGGTCCCTAAATATCTCAAATCTCATCTTTTTAACAACATATTGAAAGAG CCTGACTTCTGGACTGCTACTGATGCTGCTATCAGGAGAGCCTATCGCATAACTGATAGCACGATACTGGAGAAAGCCAAGGATCTCGGAAAAGGGGGTTCCACAGCTGTGACAGCTATACTGATCAATTGCCGGAAGCTTGTGGTTGCCAATGTTGGAGATTCTCGTGCTGTCATCTGCAAGAATGGCGTGGCGAAGCAGTTGTCAATTGATCACGAGCCTGAAAGGGAAAGGGACACTATTGAGAACAAGGGTGGCTTTGTATCAAAGTTCCCAG GTGACGTACCGCGTGTTGATGGACAACTAGCAGTAGCGAGAGCGTTTGGCGATAAAACTATCAAGGATCATCTTAGCTCCGAACCAGACGTCATAGTAGAGACGATAGATGATGAAACTGAATTTATGATACTGGCCAGTGATGGTGTTTGGAAG GTTATGTCGAATGAAGAAGCAGTCAAGTGTATCAGGCAGATCAAAGATGCCAAATCCGCAGCCAAACGACTTAATGAAGAAGCACTTGCTAGAAAAAGCACAGACGATATCTCTTGCATTGTTGTAAGGTTTGCCTag